CTGGCCAGCCGTCGCGGATCCTGGACGAGGGAATAAGTACAGTGAAACCCTGCCGCGACCTCCGACTCAGGCCTAAAGGCCAGATCCGCCGTGACGCCGTGACCGGGCACCTCATCTTGCAATGGAGTCGGCAATTACATCTACCTCCTCTATGGCCTGAGCATACGGCAACAGTTCACGACTCATCGAATTCAATGTTCCGATGAGGATCACGGCGACATCTCGATGTTCGACGAGGTGCTGAATCGCTTCGTGGAAGTCACCATCACCAGCCGCTAGAAAGAGCGTTCGCCATTGCCGGTGTCCATAAGAACGCATCAAGTGAAACGCCAGACCGACATCGACAGCCTTTTGTTGGATTAGTTCATATTGGCGCTTGTTGCCCGGATGCAAAACCGGTCCACCCCCCCAAGCTTGTGGCCAATACAGAGCGCGTTTCTGCAGCCAGTAGAGCTTTACTCGCAGTCCGGGGCCGCCAGGTGGTGGGTAGGCCAAAGCACTGTGGAATGCGTTGGTTTTGGCGGTCGGCGGATCTGGGTCCGCGTTGAAATAGTACGCATCCGCTATTTTCACTTGGAATTTTTCTTCTAAGTGCTTCCGAAGCAGCAAATAATCTAGCTTGTCTGAACGGCGTAATGCCTGCCATAGCTTGAAAAGGTACGAGCCGTCGACAAACCAAGCCGCGCTGCTATCAATCATTTCGGCTGTCTCCACAACTAGGCTGCCGAAGGTCAATCCAGAACAATCTAAACATA
This Acidobacteriota bacterium DNA region includes the following protein-coding sequences:
- a CDS encoding NYN domain-containing protein yields the protein MIDSSAAWFVDGSYLFKLWQALRRSDKLDYLLLRKHLEEKFQVKIADAYYFNADPDPPTAKTNAFHSALAYPPPGGPGLRVKLYWLQKRALYWPQAWGGGPVLHPGNKRQYELIQQKAVDVGLAFHLMRSYGHRQWRTLFLAAGDGDFHEAIQHLVEHRDVAVILIGTLNSMSRELLPYAQAIEEVDVIADSIAR